The Danio rerio strain Tuebingen ecotype United States chromosome 10, GRCz12tu, whole genome shotgun sequence genome contains a region encoding:
- the lrrc75bb gene encoding leucine rich repeat containing 75Bb isoform X1: MEEEIHPDVQHLKTTLKKKLANDTVDLSGIPLSGRDLHRVAYYLQNNGSSVTAVDISFTELHDESLRLLLPYLGVLPKLSTLAINGNRLTVAILKDLIEVVKDPQKFPCLAWVDLGNNVDIFTVPQPLLVALRRRFGMRSSLPTIYEYSEGQGSSYCLETSVEEISVFEEEEEDEEDELEDHLVLEAWSVEEKNTLHFCER; encoded by the coding sequence tCTGAAGACTACACTGAAAAAGAAACTAGCAAATGATACCGTGGATCTGTCTGGGATTCCTCTCTCTGGCCGTGATTTGCATCGGGTGGCCTACTACCTTCAGAACAACGGCTCATCTGTGACAGCGGTGGACATCAGCTTCACAGAACTGCACGATGAGAGCTTGCGGCTTCTTTTGCCATACTTAGGAGTGCTACCGAAACTCTCCACGCTTGCCATCAATGGTAACCGGCTGACGGTTGCTATCCTTAAAGACCTAATAGAGGTGGTCAAGGACCCTCAAAAGTTTCCCTGTTTGGCTTGGGTGGACTTGGGCAACAATGTGGACATCTTTACCGTGCCCCAGCCGTTGCTGGTTGCCCTGCGCAGACGCTTTGGGATGAGAAGCAGCCTGCCTACTATCTACGAATACAGCGAGGGCCAGGGCAGCAGCTACTGCCTAGAGACGTCTGTTGAGGAAATCAGTGTGtttgaggaggaagaggaggacgaAGAGGATGAACTAGAAGACCATCTGGTGCTGGAAGCCTGGAGTGTAGAAGAGAAAAATACTTTACATTTCTGTGAGAGGTGA